The DNA sequence AGAATTTTCTGAAAATTTTCCTGTACTACTTTTCTCAATCATTCCCAACCTAAGTATCAGTAGCGCCCAGCTACTCGTGATTATTGTTTCATATGGTCTATACCAGAGATTGTAAGACATCCAGTGGGGCTCGGAGTGTTCCGTGATCCACCTGGAGAAAGACATCTAAGAGCTCGATCGATTTGATCGTCCGCAAGATCCGATGAACTTTATGAACAAGGTACTATTACAGTACAGCTCACATTTACTACGGGGAATGATTTGATAAAATCGTGAGACATCGTGAGCGCGTGAAAACCTACGTTTAAGTGGATTTGAGTTCACTTCTAAGCTTACACAAACAAAAGGTAATCGAATTATGTAACAACGCTTTACACGAGAATGAATGGTATTGAGGGGTTTCTAGGCTACTCTGGTTCCTTTGACCCCATCGGTCTTTTACTTCATCTATGAATCGCCGACGGTGGAATGGGATCAGCCTCAACCTAGATGGATCCTCAGGTGAATCCCTCTAGCTTGGCTGTGTAACAAGAAAGGGGCAAAGAGATCGTCCGAGTCCGCGATTCCAGCCTTTCATTGTCTAAAAATGGTTCGGCCATGGAATTGTGGCAAGACGCGTGCTAACTTCGGACAATTGTTGTTTTTTAAGTGctttgatggcttcgatGGCTTCGCTCGTCGGTCCTTTTGACTGAAAAGTTAGCATTCCTGGAGAATCTCTCCCGTGAGACATCGCCACCTCTCCGCGAAAATGCTTCAAACTCAATGCCGTAGCTCCGGAGCCCCCTCAGGTTCTTGGAGCACAATGCGACTCCGCCTCCACAAACGGCAAGCAGATGGCGCCCACTAGAATCGGCCAATCATCTCCACACTCCGTCTCACCGACGAAAACAAGGGACTCCTCCAGGATCCGGCACGAATGGGGCCTAGACCTCCGGCCGATCGACCGACAAAGGCCAGCTCAGGCCATGTCATCCCCGCCTGTTGTCGTTCATCAATGCCTGTCTTACACCGCACTTTGGCAACTGAATCACACGACCGGCTTGGCATTGTAGGGCTGAGGAATTGTCGAGCTTCTATGACAGCGAGAAACTAAAAACCAACCGGCTTCGATCGTCTCATTGGTGCTAGCGACAACCGGCTAatgttgctttttttagGCTCCCATGGGGTTTTCTAAGAGGAGCTGCGCTATGGCGTTCAGCCGCACGCTCCTTGCTTGAACTAAACGAATCTTAGGACGCGAGACAGCTGGCATTTTCAATGGAGACATGGTGCTagggagatgatggcgctggtTAGGCCGCTGGCTGTGCGATGGATGCGCGGGAATTGCCACTTTCTAGAGCGGCGCCGTCACGGTCTAAGGCGTTGAATTGAGTGTTGGTGTTTTTCACATCGGGTGTCGCTGACGGGTAGCAAAGTAGGCTTTCTTACTGTTCCGCCGATCACTCGTATTGTAGCTTGGCAAACCTCGGAATGCTCATCCTTCAAGTGCTGATAGGTCGCTGCAGCAGGTTCAATCTCACTGTTCGCAAATAACAAGGCATTCGCCCGAGGTGCGACTTAGCTTTGACAGCTGGCACCGTATAATTGAGACGCTGAAGCTATTTCATGTATGTGATATGTAGCTAGCAATGGGCCTTGACTGTAAGTGGTTGAAAAGTAAGCGTCACTTCGTATTCGAGCATGAGGCTTCTCGTATAGCGTGGAGGATACGAAGGCATTCAGCAGCCACCTACGTCTCCCTTGCCTGAGACATACATGGCATGATCCTTCAAGGCGTTGGGACCTAAGACTCGACCGATGGTTTATTCCATCTCGAGATTCAATGGAGGATCTAGACTGAAATTTTGAGTATATAAAGGCCTGGATATCTGCCTCTAGATGCCCTCACTTCtatctcatcatcagcacaACAAGCATCCACATCTCTTCTACATCTTCAACTAAAAATCTACAAGACAAGTTTCTTTTAAAAGTCTTTCATCATGAAGTTCACCACTCTCGCTATTGTTGCCATCGCTTCCGTGGCCACTGCCAGCCCCGGCTAcaagcctcctcctcctcctcacgGCTGCAAGCCCGCCACCTACGCCTGCCTTCCCAATGATCAGGGATGGCAAGTGTGCAGCACTGCTGGTCAATGGGTCGTAAGTTTACCTTTTGAATAACTTTCAATTGATATCTTGACTAAATCCTCCAATAGTTTGCTGGAAACTGCCCTCCCAAGACCGTCTGCAAGTTCGATAACCAGAATGGCAGCCCCTACTGCGTTCCCCCCCAACTTTACTATCCCATAAATCATTCGATTTATGACAAATGGGAATTTTGAGAAGACCAGTCGGA is a window from the Trichoderma atroviride chromosome 5, complete sequence genome containing:
- a CDS encoding uncharacterized protein (EggNog:ENOG41~SECRETED:SignalP(1-17)); protein product: MKFTTLAIVAIASVATASPGYKPPPPPHGCKPATYACLPNDQGWQVCSTAGQWVFAGNCPPKTVCKFDNQNGSPYCVPPQLYYPINHSIYDKWEF